TCCTGGGCGAGGTGGAGCGGGTGGGGATCGCCCGCAGCCGGATGGCGATCCTGGAGGCCTTGTTACGCCTCCGCCAGGCTTGCTGTCACCCGGCGCTGCTGGATCTGCCGGCCTATCGCAAGGCCGGCTCGGCCAAGCTCGAGGCCTTCCGCGAGCTGGTCGAGCAAATAGTGGGCGGCGGCGCCCAAGTGCTGGTCTTCAGCCAGTTCACCGGCATGCTGGACATCCTGGAGCGGGAGCTGGACCAGCTGCACATCCCCTGGGAACGCCTGGACGGCCGTACCCGCAACCGCCGGGCCCGGGTGGAGCGCTTCCAAGCGGGCGGGGCGCCGGTCTTCCTCATCAGCCTCAAGGCCGGCGGCACGGGCCTGAACCTGACCGCCGCCTCGTACGTCATCCACTTCGATCCCTGGTGGAACCCGGCGGTGGAGGAACAGGCCACCGGCCGCGCCCACCGCATCGGCCAGGACCGGCCGGTGTTCAGCTACAAGCTAATCACCCGGGGTACGGTGGAGGAGAAGATCCTGCAACTCCAGGCCCGCAAGCAGGCCCTGGCGGGGGCGCTGCTGGCCGGCGATGGCAAGCTGGGCAAGGACCTGACCCGCGAGGACCTGGAGTTCCTGCTGGCGCCGGATTGATTTCCGGCCCGCCGTAGGGCATGGTGGACCCGGACGAACCGGCCTCGCCCCGAGCCCGCCGGTCTGAACGCGGACACGCCGCCGGGGACGCGAACGCACCGGCGCGATGGAGGCGGGACGGCCCAGACCGATGGACCGCCACGGAGGGCAAGCGGCCCATGCGCAGGAACAAGCCAGCCAACCGAGGAGCGGACCCGCGAGCGGAACCGGCGGAACCGGCAGCCGCAACCCCTCGCCCCGGCGAGATGGAGGCTGGGGCGGCCGCAACCCCGGCCAGGACCGGTGACGGCGCGGCGCCCGGCCCGATGCCGGCCGCCCGCCGCCGGCGGCGCGTCGCCCTGGCCGTCGCCCTGGTCCTGGCCCTTGCTTTCCTCGCGGGCGTCCGGTCGATGGAGCACATCCTGGCCTCGGCCCCGGCTCCGGGCAGGCCGGCGCCGGACTTCACCCTGCCCCAGCTGGACGGCCCGCCGGTGCGCCTGGCGAATCTGCAGGGACGGGTGGTGGTCCTCAACTTCTGGGCGTCGTGGTGCCTGCCCTGCCGGGAGGAGACGCCGGCCCTGCAGGCGTTCTACCAGCGTTACGGCGACCGGGTGGCCTTCTACGCCATCAACGTGGCCGAGCCGGTGGACACGGTCCGCGCCTTCCTGGCCGAGTTCGGCGCCACCTACCCCGTGCTGCTGGATCGGGACAAGACGGTCTTCCGCCGGTACCGGGTCACCGGCTACCCGGAGACCTTCTGGATCGACCCCCAGGGGATCCTGCGGATCCACTGGCACGGCCCCATGACCCTGGCCGACATGGAGCGGCTCTACCGGGAGACGGTGGCCGCGTCGCAAGGGGCGGCGCCTCACCCGCCGAAGAGCACGTCCAGAATGGTCGAGAGGGTGCCGCGCTTGCCGGCCAGGGCGCGGGGGTCGTAGACCTCGGTGTAACCGCAGTTCTGGCACGACACAAAAAGATAGTGGTTGTGCTGGATGTCGAAAATCTTGCTGAGACCCGCTCCCGTCATGGCCACTTCCTTGACCCGGGCCCCATCGTGCCCGCACTTGCTGCACTTGAAGCGCTGCGCGATGGCGCTGGCGATGTCCACCCCGGATCGTCCCTCCTGCCGGCGCGGGTACCCGGACACCGTGGGGACGGGGTCCGGCCGGCCGCTCCCTCTCCCGCGAGTCGCCCGGCTATCCTGCGGCAGGCGGATGGCGGCGCGGTGCCGGGCCAGCGGCGCCTATCGGCGCATCGACGGCCGGGCTCCTCACCTGCACCGGATGGTCGCGGGAGTCCTGGATGACGACATTCGCCTCACGCTTTCAGTATCCTGGTCCGGTCTTCTGGGCATCTCCGCCGGGGGGGCCGGATGCCGCCGGGACCTGTTCCCGACTGCCGGGGACGAGCCTGGCGGCACCTGTCCGCCATCACGATCCCGCGAGCTCACTGCCGGAAGTCCGTTGTAAGTCGCGGGTCTGAATCAAACCGGCCGCGGCGCCGGCCGCCCGAACCCGGGAGCACCCGCGGCCCTGCGGAGCGGAACGAACGCCGGGACGAACCCGGCGTAGCGGGCCTCCCGGAACCGGGCGGCCGGACGAACGCAGGCCCTCCCGTACCGAGGAAGCCGTGAGGCCCTGCCGTGAGGCGCTGGTGTGAAGCCGTAAGGCCCTCGTGGGAAGCCGTGAGGGCTCCTGGACGGCCGCCGGTCACCGCCGGCCACGGCCGGGCCGGGCACGCGCCGGCCGTTACGCCACCTCGTAGCCGGCGTCCTCCACGGCCTCCCGGACGCGGGCGTCGTCCAGATCACCCTCGTACGTCACCGTCACCCGGCCCGTCGCCAGGTCGACCTCCACGTCCTTGACCCCCGCCACGCCGGAAATGGCCTTCTTGACGGCCATCTTGCAGTGGTCGCAGGACATGCCCCGCACCTGGTAGACTCGCGTCGCCATGGGACCCATCCCTCCTGCCTGGCCGGCGGAGCGCTTTCCTTCAACCAACCCCAAGCGCGCCCGCCTTGGGCCATTTTGCCGAAGATACCCACAGGGGGTATCCTTCCCCCATCCTAGGCGCTTCCAGCGGGTGCTGTCAAACTCCGCCGGGCGGGGTCCCCGTTGACACCTTTATACCCCATGGGGGTATCATGGGGGAGAACCGGACTTCGCCTGCGGGAGAGACCGTAAGGAACCGTAGAGGAGGCGCGTCCCGTGAACACCGAGCCCGCCAAGTGCCACGACCCCGGGTCGCGGCGCATGACGCCCCACGCCGACCGCAAGAAGCTGCTCGACCGCCTGCGCCGCATCGAGGGACAGGTGCGCGGGCTGCAGCGCATGGTCGAGGAGGAACGGTACTGTGTGGACGTGCTGGTCCAGGTGGCGGCGGTACGGGCAGCCCTGGACGCCGTGGCCCTGCAGCTGCTCGAACAGCACACCCACCATTGCGTCCAGGACGCCGTACGCAGCGGCGATGGCGACGCGGCCATCGACGAGGTCCTGGCCGTGGTGCGGCGCCTCTTGAGGACCACCTGACCTGCCAGGCGTCCCGAGGTAGCGTACGCGCCACGGGCATGCACGCTGACTCCGCTGCCGGAACCCATCCCGGACGGGGCCGGCCGGGTTTCGCGCCCGCAGAGACCCGGATGCCGCCCCGGCCGGACTGCCGGGCAAGGAGGCATCGCTGATGACGGAAACCCGCGTCCTCGACCGGCCCTCGTCGCCGGAGGCCGGCACCAGGCCGCCGGCCGCCCCGGCCGAGATCACCCTGCCCATCGAGGGCATGACCTGTGCCGCCTGTGCAACCCGCATCGAGCGCGGCCTGAAGAAGATGGAAGGCGTGGACGACGCGGCGGTCAACCTGGCCCTGGGACGCGCGCGGGTCCGGTTCGACCCCCACCGGGTGAGTTTGACCGACATGGCCGGGCGGGTGCGGGATCTGGGGTATGACGTCCCCCTGGAGAGCATCCAGCTGGCCGTCACCGGGATGACCTGCGCCGCCTGCGTCAACCGGGTCGAACGGGCCCTGCGCCGGGTCCCCGGCGTGGTCGACGCCGCCGTCAACCTGGCCACGGGCACGGCCACCGTACGGCTCATCCCCGGGGCGGCGGCGGCCGGCGACCTGACCGCCGCCGTCCAGGCGGCCGGCTACGAAGCCCAGCCCGTAGGAGAAACCCGCGACGAGGCCGAGGCGGCCCGCCAGCGGGAGATCCGCGGCTGGTGGAACCGGTTCCTGCTGGGCGCGGTGCTGTCCCTGCCCCTGGTGCTGGCCATGGCGGCCCACCTCTTCGGCTGGCACGGGCCGGCCGCCGCCGTCCTGCAGAACGGCTGGCTCCAGCTGGTCCTGGCCACGCCCGTGCAGTTCTACGTGGGCTGGGTCTTCTACCGCGACAGCTACTTCAACCTGAAGAACCGCAACGCCAACATGTCGGTGCTGGTCGCCCTGGGCACCACGGCGGCCTACCTGTACAGCGTGGTGGCCCTGCTCTGGCCGGGCCTCGGCACCACGGGCCTTTACTTCGAGACCAGCGCCGTCCTCATCACCCTGGTGGCGCTGGGCAAGTACCTGGAGGCCGTCGCCAAGGGACGCACGTCGGCCGCCATCAAAAAGCTCCTGGGCCTGCAGGCCCGCACGGCCCGGGTGATCCGGGACGGGCGCGAGATGGACGTCCCGGTGGAAGACGTGGCCGTGGGCGACGTGGTGGTGGTCCGGCCCGGCGAGAAGATCCCCGTGGACGGGGTGGTGCTGGAGGGCCGCTCGGCGGTGGACGAGTCGATGCTCACCGGCGAGAGCCTGCCCGTGGAGAAGGGCCCGGGCGATGAAGTGATCGGCGCCACCGTCAACACCACCGGCAGCTTCAAGTTCCGGGCCACCCGGGTCGGGCGGGACACGGCCCTGGCCCAGATCGTGCGCATCGTGGAGGAGGCCCAGGCCTCCAAGGCGCCCATCCAGGCCTTTGCGGACCGGGTGTCGGGCGTGTTCGTCCCCGCGGTCATCGCCGTGGCCCTGGTGACCTTCGGCGGCTGGCTCGCGGTGACCGGCGACTTCACCCGCGCTTTGCTGGCCGCCACCGCGGTGCTGGTCATCGCCTGCCCGTGTGCCCTGGGTCTCGCCACCCCCACGGCGGTCATGGTGGGCACCGGGCGCGGCGCGGAGAACGGCATCCTCTTCCGCGGCGGCGAGCACCTGGAGGCGGCCGCCACCCTGGACGCCGTCCTGCTGGACAAGACCGGGACCCTCACCGTGGGCAAGCCGTCGGTGACCGACGTGGTGGTGCTGGCGCTGCCGGACGGCCTCGAAGCACGAGACGCCGGTCCAGCCGCCGGCCGCGAAGCCGCGAGCGGTGAGGCAGCCCCCGGCCGCGGCGGGGCCGGGTCGTCCGATCTCGATGCCGCCCAGCGGGCCCTGCTGCGCCTTGTCGCCTCGGTGGAACGGGCCTCCGAACACCCCCTGGCCGCTGCCGTCGTCGAGCGGGCCCGGGAAGCCGGCCTCGACCTGGACGAACCGGCCGCCTTCGAGGCCGTCCCCGGCCATGGAGTGACGGCGCAGGTGGCCGGCCGCCAGGTAGCGGTGGGCAACCGGCGGCTCATGGAGGCGCGGGGCGTCGCCGTGGACGCCGCGGCGGACCGGCTGGCGGCCCTGGAGGAACAGGGCAAGACGGTCATGCTGGTGGCGGTGGACGGCCGCCTGGCGGGCCTCATCGCCGTGGCCGACACCCTCAAGGAGACGGCCCCCGAGGCGGTGGCCGCCTTGCACGAGATGGGCCTCGAAGTCTGGATGATCACCGGCGACAACGCCCGCACCGCCCGCGCCGTGGCCCGGCAGGCGGGGATCCCCGAAGAGCGCGTCCTGGCCGAGGTGCTGCCGGCCGACAAGGCCGCCAAGGTACGGGAGCTGCAGGAGCGGGGCCTCAAGGTCGCCATGGTGGGCGACGGGATCAACGACGCCCCCGCCCTGGCGGCGGCCGACGTGGGCATCGCCATCGGCACGGGGACCGACGTGGCCATCGAGGCGGCCGACGTCACCCTGATGCGGGGCGACCTGCGCACCCTGGCCGCCGCCATCGACCTCAGCCGCGCCACCCTGGCCAAGATCCGGCAGAACCTGTTCTGGGCACTGATCTACAACACCCTGGGCATTCCGGTGGCCGCCCTGGGCTATCTCAGCCCGGTGCTGGCCGGCGCGGCCATGGCCCTGAGCTCCGTCTCGGTGACGACCAACTCCACCCTGCTCAAGCGTTTCGATCCCATGCGGCGCTTCCGCCGCCAGGAAAGGGGCCGCCCAGCATGAGCCCGCACGGTAGCATGAAGCGCCAGGGCGGTTCGGGGAACCAGGGCCCCCGGCGCCAGAGGCAACCGGGTCGAGGAGCGCCGGAGCAGGAGGCCTCACGCCAGGTAGCTTCCGCCCGCCAGGCAGGGCGCCGGCCGCGGGGACGGCGCTTGTCCCGCACGGGCGCCGGCCGCGCCCGGGGGCTGCGGATTGCGTGGATGGTGGCGGTTCTGGCCGTCCTGGTGACCGCCGGGGTGCTGGCCTGGAGCAGGGCCGCTTCCTCCCCCGCCATCCGCCATGTCCACGGCATGACCTTCGACCCCCGGGATCCCGGCAGGCTCTGGGTCGCCACCCATGACGGTCTACTGGTCTGGGAGGAACCCGGCCGCTGGCGCGGGCGCGTGGGGCCGGTGGTCGACCTCATGGGCTTTTCGGCCGCTCCCGACGGGACCCTCTATGCCAGCGGCCATCCGGGACCGGGGCTCGACCTGGCCAACCCCCTGGGGCTGGCCCGCAGCGCCGACGGCGGGCGGACCTGGGAGCCCCTCAGCCTGGAGGGCGTCGTGGACTTCCACGCCATGGCGGCCAGCCCGGCTCGGCCCGGCCTGATCTACGGCTACTTCTACGGCGACGGCCAGTTCTACCGTAGCGAGGACGGCGGGCGGACGTGGAGCCGCACGCCCGCTCCCGACCTGGCCGGGCCCCGGGGTCTGGGTCCGCTGCAGCTGGTGGCCCATCCGACCGATCCCGCAACGCTGCTGGCAGCCGGGGAGAACGGGCTGCTCCTGAGCACGGACGGCGGGCGAACGTGGGAACCGCTGCGGAACGGGGTGGTGACGGCGGCGGCCTTCGTTCCCGGAACGGACCGTGGGACGGGAGCCGGAACCGGCACCGGAACGGGCGGCAACTCGGACGCCGGAACGGGCGGAAACCCGGACGCCGGGCCCGCCCCCATTCTGGCCTATGAGCTGTCCACCGGCCTGCTGCGTTCCGACGACGGCGGGCGCACCTGGCAACCGGCGGCGCCGGGGGGCGGTGCCGGCCTGCTGGCCGATCCCAACGATCCCCTGGCCGCTCTGGCGGTTCATCCCAGCCAGCCGCAGCGCATCTACGCCATCACCATGACAGGCACGCTCTGGCGCAGTACCGACGGCGGCGGGACATGGGAAACGATCGGGGCACCGCAATGACCCACGGCGCGCCCATTTTGACGGCTCCCAGCGCACCCTCCTTACCCTCAGGCCATAGGTTGCGGACAGGTGGGGCCACGTCCGCCGCGGCCCCACCTGTTGTCGCCGGGGATCCCTGGCAGACCTGTGCCGAAAGGAGCGGTGTGCGATGCCCATGCCGGACGTCGCGGGGCAAGAGGGTCACCTCGAGCAAGCCAAGGCGCCCCGTTGCCTGCCGCTGGCCGCGGACACCCACCACACCACCCGGGTGGCGGGCCGGCACCCCATCGCGACCAGCGTGGCCGCGTCGCAGACGGCGTTCCCCGACCCGTCCGTCCCCGAACTTCGTCCCGGTGTCGCCATCCTGGCCCGAGGCGACGAGGACCACTTTCAGGACGCCCTGGTCGCGTCTCCTCTGATGCATCACCCGCGCAACGGGCCGATTCTGCTGACCCTCCCCGACGAACTGGACCCGCTCGTCCGCGACGAGCTCCTCCGGCTGCGCCCTCCGGGTGTGGGCGCGCAGCCAGGGCACGGCACGGCACCCGGTGCGGCGGAACAGGCCGGAACACCGGCGGGTATGGTCGCAGAGGGCACGGACTCCGGTCCCCTGCCGGAACTGGAGCCTGCCCCCGCCCCCGGTCCGGCGGAAGGCACGCACCAGGGTCCCGTCCAGGTGTTCCTGGTCGGCGACTTGTCGCACGCCGTCGAGCACCAGGTCCGGCGGCTCGGCTTCCGGTCCCTGCGCCTGCGAGGCCGCAACGTCTTCGAGACGGCCGCCCAGGTGGCGCAATTCGTCGGTGTAGGCAGGACCGTCGTCGTCGTATCCGGCGAAGAGTTCGCCGAGGGGCTGGCGGCGGCGGCGTGGTCGGCCCACACGGGTCAGCCCATCCTGTTGACGCGCCGTGACACGCTACCCCTGGCCACGGCACGGGTCATCGCCCTCGCCCGCAATCCCAACGTCTACATCGTGGGCAGCGAGCGGACCGTATCTCGAGAAGTGGAGCGAGCCATCCGAGGTCTGACGACCGGTCTGGTCCACCGGATCAGCGGGGCGTCACCCTTCGCCATCTCCGTGGAACTGTCCCGCTTCCTCAGCCCGGCGGGCGACTTCGGCTGGGGCAAAACCGAACCCGCGGGTCACTTCTTCCGTTTCTCCGCCGTCGACGCCTGGCAGTCCGCCATCGCCGGCAACCTTTTCTCGCACCTCGCCTCCCACGCGCCGCTGCTGCTGGTTGAACGCGGGCAGGTCCCCGACGTGGTCCGCACCTATATCCTGAGCGTCAACCCTCGCCACACGGAGCCCGCCCCTCCGTTCATGCACGGCTACATCGTCGGCCCGCCCGGCGAGGTGGCCTGCCGGGTCCAATTCGAGCTGGAGGTGCTCCTCCGCACGGTCATCGAATGAAGCAGGCCGGCCGCATCAGGCCGGCCCGTCCGCCAAGGAGAGGCATGGCGCCCGCCGCCGGCGGCCCATGCCTCTCCCCTTGCTCAGCCCGCTCTCCCGCCGCTCACTCGAGCCGCAGTCGCCGCAGCAGCATCGCGTTGACCGCCACCGCGACCGTCGACAGGCTCATGAACACCGCGCCCACGGCCGGTGAGAGCAGGAGTCCCCACGCGGCGCCGACGCCTGCCGCCAGTGGCAGGGCGACGGTGTTGTACCCGGTCGCCCAGAACAGGTTCTGGACCATCTTCCGGTAGGTGGCTCGCGATACTTGCAGCGCACCCGCCACGTCCAGCGGATCGTCTTCGATCAGGACCAGGTCCGCCGACTCGATGGCGACGTTGGTACCGGCTCCGATGGCCACGCCCAGATCGGCTTCCAGCAGCGCCGGGGCATCGTTGATGCCGTCGCCCACAAAGGCCGTCGGACCTTCCTGCTTGAGCTGGCGAACGATCTTCGCCTTTTCTTCCGGCAATACCCGGGCGTGGTACCGCTGGATCCCCAGTTCCGAGGCGACCGAGCGGGCCACCGCCTCCGCGTCGCCGGTGATCATCACGACCTGGATGCCCATCTGCCGCAGCCTGTGCACGGCCTCCCGGGCCCGCCCCCGCACTTTGTCGGCCAGGGCGAACAAGGCCAGTGCGCCCTGCTCGTCCATCAGGGCGATGACGCTCTCGCCGCGAGCTTCCGCTTCATCCAGACCCCGGCGCAATGCGACGGGCAGTTCCAGCCCGAGCTCGGCGATCCACTCGGGGCGACCGATCCGATAGACCTTCCCACCCACCGAACCGATCACCCCCTTGCCGGCGACCACCCGGAAGTCCTCCACCGCCGGGACTTGCAGATTCCGCTGGTCCGCCAGTTCGACCACCGCCCGGGCGAGGGGGTGCTCAGAACGCCGTTCCAGCGCCGCGCCGATGCGCAAGGCTTCCTCTTCCGGCAAGCTGGCTGTGTAGATGCGGCGCACGCCGAACTTGCCTTCCGTCAGCGTGCCCGTCTTGTCGAAGGCAACGATCTTCAGGTCCCGTGCCCGCTCGAAAGCTTCCCGGTTCCGCACCAGGATGCCGGCGCGCGCCGCCATCGACGTGGCGTTGACCGTCACCAGCGGAATCGCCAATCCGAGGGCGTGGGGGCAGGCGATGACCAGCACGGCCACCGCCCACGTCAGCGCGAAGTCCAGGGGCTCCCCGGACGCCCACCAGGCCAGGAAGGTCAGGGCGCCGGCGCCGATGGCGATGTAGGTCAACCAGCCCGCCGCCCGGTCGGCCAGGTTCTGAAAGCGGCTGCGGGACGCCTGGGCTTCCCGCACCAGGCGCTGGATCTGGCTCAGGGTCGTGTCGTCGCCGGTGCGCGTGACCCGGACCGTCAGGGCGCCTTCGCCGTTGACCGACCCGGCGACCACCTCGTCGCCCGGTTCCTTGGGAACCGGCCGCGATTCCCCGGTCAGGAACGCCTCGTTGACACTGGAGCTGCCTTCCTCGACCACACCGTCCACCGGTACCTGCTCGCCGGGCCGGATCAGAATGCGATCCCCTTCCTTCAGCTGTTCCACCGGCACGTCGGTCACCGTACCGCCTTCCAGCTTGTGGGCCCGGGAGGGTACCAGCGCCGCCAGGTGCTCCAGCGCCCGGCTGGCTCCCTGGACCGACGACATCTCGATCCAGTGGCCGAGCAGCATGATGGTCACCAGTGTGGCCAGCTCCCAGTACAGCGGCATCCCCTTGAAGCCAAAGGTCACCGCCACGCTGTAGACGAAGGCCACCGTGATGGCCAGCGAGATGAGGGTCATCATGCCCGGGGCGCGCGCCCGCAGCTCGTGAGCCGCGCCTTTGATGAACACCAGTCCGCCGTACACGTAAATGGCAGTGGCCAGGAGGGCTTGGACCCATTCCGCCCCGGGAAATTGGACCGCCCGGTAGCCCAGCCATTCCTGGGTGAGGGGTGCGAAGTAGAGGATCGGCACGGTGAGAGCAAGACAGACCCAGAACCGGTCCCGGAACATCTCCGGGCTGTGACCCGCGTGCTTGTCGTGGGCGCCGTGGTGGTCATGGGCACCGTGATGATGGTCTACACTTTGCGCGTCGCGGAGGTCACGGCCGTGGACACCTTTCTCAAGCCCTTGGGCTTCGGATGCAGAGACGGCCCTTTGAAGTGGAGATCGACCACCGTCGCTCCGGGAAGGCTTGTCCTCCGGCGAAACACTCTTCGCCGCAGGATGGGAAGGGTGGTGATGGTGGTGATGCGGGTGATGGGGTGGATGGGAGTGCACCGGATCGTGCGGGGCGTGCTCACCGCGATGGCGGTGTGGGCTCGATTCATCCATGTCATCGACGACCTCCTATGACCCTATGACCGGCCCGGCCACCTGGGGGATGACGGCTGTCGACGACACGATACCCCTACGGGGTAATCACAGCCATGAATAACTTACCATCCGACGGGTGGGGAAGCAAGACGAGAGCCGGCCATCCCACGCCGACCCCGCGGCGGTCGGCCGTGGGGCACCGGCCGCTGTAGCGCGGCCTTCCGACGCCGATCGAGGAGGAGCGGCGAAGGAAAGCCCCGTCCTCCCGCACCCGGGATACGGGGCCGCACCGGGCGTTGATCGAGCATGGCGGGGGTGGAACAACCCCGGCGCGAGAGCGGAAGGCCGCTGGAGGATCCAGCGGCCTTCCGCTGCGCTGTCCCAGTCCCGTCCCGCCACGCGGCGAACGCGGTCACGCGGCCATCCGCCGGCACTCCTCGGCGCACGCGCGGCACTCGCGCGCGCACTCCTGGCAGTGCTCGTCTTGGAACCGGCCGCATTCCTGGGCGCAGGCTTCACAGATCTCGGCACAGACCCGGCAAATGGCCCCGGCAAAGTCGCTGCCTCGGGACATCACCCGGGAAGCCAGCGCACAAATGTCTGCACAATCGCGCAACAGCTGCACGCACCGGCCGCGCTGTGCGGCGTCCGGCTCCTTCAGGCAGGCCGTCAGGCATTGCTCGCAGGCCTGCATGCAGCTGTTGCAGGCGTCAATGCACTTTTTGTACTGCTGCACGTCCGTGTGAACAACCGCCACCCCGAGGTGACGTCCTAAACTGTCTGTAAACGCGAAGCGGTCTGGGCTACCATCGGTGGCGTCGGAAAACTCGCCCCAGCTGGGGCACACCGAGGAGGACCCAGACCTATGTCCAGGATACCACCCAGCCAGCAGTTGGCGGAGCTGGCCCGGCAGCTGGCCGCGCAGGCCCGGGAGGGTACTGAGGTCGAGGACCTGACCCATGCCCTCGTCCGCCTGGGCGCCCGCAAGCTCATCCAGGAGCTGCTGGAGGCAGAGGTCACGGAGCTTTTGGGGCGCGGACGCTACGAGCGGCGCGAGCCTGGCCAGGAAGGCGCCCGCAACGGCTACAAGCCGCGGACGCTGCGTTGCGC
The sequence above is drawn from the Thermaerobacter sp. FW80 genome and encodes:
- a CDS encoding cell wall-binding repeat-containing protein, which codes for MPMPDVAGQEGHLEQAKAPRCLPLAADTHHTTRVAGRHPIATSVAASQTAFPDPSVPELRPGVAILARGDEDHFQDALVASPLMHHPRNGPILLTLPDELDPLVRDELLRLRPPGVGAQPGHGTAPGAAEQAGTPAGMVAEGTDSGPLPELEPAPAPGPAEGTHQGPVQVFLVGDLSHAVEHQVRRLGFRSLRLRGRNVFETAAQVAQFVGVGRTVVVVSGEEFAEGLAAAAWSAHTGQPILLTRRDTLPLATARVIALARNPNVYIVGSERTVSREVERAIRGLTTGLVHRISGASPFAISVELSRFLSPAGDFGWGKTEPAGHFFRFSAVDAWQSAIAGNLFSHLASHAPLLLVERGQVPDVVRTYILSVNPRHTEPAPPFMHGYIVGPPGEVACRVQFELEVLLRTVIE
- a CDS encoding heavy metal translocating P-type ATPase; this translates as MFRDRFWVCLALTVPILYFAPLTQEWLGYRAVQFPGAEWVQALLATAIYVYGGLVFIKGAAHELRARAPGMMTLISLAITVAFVYSVAVTFGFKGMPLYWELATLVTIMLLGHWIEMSSVQGASRALEHLAALVPSRAHKLEGGTVTDVPVEQLKEGDRILIRPGEQVPVDGVVEEGSSSVNEAFLTGESRPVPKEPGDEVVAGSVNGEGALTVRVTRTGDDTTLSQIQRLVREAQASRSRFQNLADRAAGWLTYIAIGAGALTFLAWWASGEPLDFALTWAVAVLVIACPHALGLAIPLVTVNATSMAARAGILVRNREAFERARDLKIVAFDKTGTLTEGKFGVRRIYTASLPEEEALRIGAALERRSEHPLARAVVELADQRNLQVPAVEDFRVVAGKGVIGSVGGKVYRIGRPEWIAELGLELPVALRRGLDEAEARGESVIALMDEQGALALFALADKVRGRAREAVHRLRQMGIQVVMITGDAEAVARSVASELGIQRYHARVLPEEKAKIVRQLKQEGPTAFVGDGINDAPALLEADLGVAIGAGTNVAIESADLVLIEDDPLDVAGALQVSRATYRKMVQNLFWATGYNTVALPLAAGVGAAWGLLLSPAVGAVFMSLSTVAVAVNAMLLRRLRLE
- a CDS encoding metal-sensitive transcriptional regulator, whose product is MNTEPAKCHDPGSRRMTPHADRKKLLDRLRRIEGQVRGLQRMVEEERYCVDVLVQVAAVRAALDAVALQLLEQHTHHCVQDAVRSGDGDAAIDEVLAVVRRLLRTT
- a CDS encoding zinc ribbon domain-containing protein is translated as MSGYPRRQEGRSGVDIASAIAQRFKCSKCGHDGARVKEVAMTGAGLSKIFDIQHNHYLFVSCQNCGYTEVYDPRALAGKRGTLSTILDVLFGG
- a CDS encoding four-helix bundle copper-binding protein codes for the protein MAVVHTDVQQYKKCIDACNSCMQACEQCLTACLKEPDAAQRGRCVQLLRDCADICALASRVMSRGSDFAGAICRVCAEICEACAQECGRFQDEHCQECARECRACAEECRRMAA
- a CDS encoding heavy metal translocating P-type ATPase, which codes for MTETRVLDRPSSPEAGTRPPAAPAEITLPIEGMTCAACATRIERGLKKMEGVDDAAVNLALGRARVRFDPHRVSLTDMAGRVRDLGYDVPLESIQLAVTGMTCAACVNRVERALRRVPGVVDAAVNLATGTATVRLIPGAAAAGDLTAAVQAAGYEAQPVGETRDEAEAARQREIRGWWNRFLLGAVLSLPLVLAMAAHLFGWHGPAAAVLQNGWLQLVLATPVQFYVGWVFYRDSYFNLKNRNANMSVLVALGTTAAYLYSVVALLWPGLGTTGLYFETSAVLITLVALGKYLEAVAKGRTSAAIKKLLGLQARTARVIRDGREMDVPVEDVAVGDVVVVRPGEKIPVDGVVLEGRSAVDESMLTGESLPVEKGPGDEVIGATVNTTGSFKFRATRVGRDTALAQIVRIVEEAQASKAPIQAFADRVSGVFVPAVIAVALVTFGGWLAVTGDFTRALLAATAVLVIACPCALGLATPTAVMVGTGRGAENGILFRGGEHLEAAATLDAVLLDKTGTLTVGKPSVTDVVVLALPDGLEARDAGPAAGREAASGEAAPGRGGAGSSDLDAAQRALLRLVASVERASEHPLAAAVVERAREAGLDLDEPAAFEAVPGHGVTAQVAGRQVAVGNRRLMEARGVAVDAAADRLAALEEQGKTVMLVAVDGRLAGLIAVADTLKETAPEAVAALHEMGLEVWMITGDNARTARAVARQAGIPEERVLAEVLPADKAAKVRELQERGLKVAMVGDGINDAPALAAADVGIAIGTGTDVAIEAADVTLMRGDLRTLAAAIDLSRATLAKIRQNLFWALIYNTLGIPVAALGYLSPVLAGAAMALSSVSVTTNSTLLKRFDPMRRFRRQERGRPA
- a CDS encoding F510_1955 family glycosylhydrolase: MSRTGAGRARGLRIAWMVAVLAVLVTAGVLAWSRAASSPAIRHVHGMTFDPRDPGRLWVATHDGLLVWEEPGRWRGRVGPVVDLMGFSAAPDGTLYASGHPGPGLDLANPLGLARSADGGRTWEPLSLEGVVDFHAMAASPARPGLIYGYFYGDGQFYRSEDGGRTWSRTPAPDLAGPRGLGPLQLVAHPTDPATLLAAGENGLLLSTDGGRTWEPLRNGVVTAAAFVPGTDRGTGAGTGTGTGGNSDAGTGGNPDAGPAPILAYELSTGLLRSDDGGRTWQPAAPGGGAGLLADPNDPLAALAVHPSQPQRIYAITMTGTLWRSTDGGGTWETIGAPQ
- a CDS encoding TlpA disulfide reductase family protein: MRRNKPANRGADPRAEPAEPAAATPRPGEMEAGAAATPARTGDGAAPGPMPAARRRRRVALAVALVLALAFLAGVRSMEHILASAPAPGRPAPDFTLPQLDGPPVRLANLQGRVVVLNFWASWCLPCREETPALQAFYQRYGDRVAFYAINVAEPVDTVRAFLAEFGATYPVLLDRDKTVFRRYRVTGYPETFWIDPQGILRIHWHGPMTLADMERLYRETVAASQGAAPHPPKSTSRMVERVPRLPARARGS
- a CDS encoding heavy-metal-associated domain-containing protein is translated as MATRVYQVRGMSCDHCKMAVKKAISGVAGVKDVEVDLATGRVTVTYEGDLDDARVREAVEDAGYEVA